Proteins encoded by one window of Pseudomonas coleopterorum:
- a CDS encoding MmgE/PrpD family protein, which yields MNATQRLARFLADLQYADIPEPVLARCEDLFLDWVGSALASQGAHPIPLFERYAQRMGPGDGPARMLVNGRGTSPYFAALINGAASHLVEQDDLHNSSVLHPATVVFSAVLAAAQERGKSGRELLLASVAGYEAGIRIGEFMGRSHYRIFHTTATVGTLAAAVAVGKLLGFDREQFINLLGNAGTQAAGLWEFLRDAADSKQLHTAKAAADGLLAAYMTEDGLTGARNILEGEQGLAAGMSSDADASRLDDRLGSRWALAETSFKFHASCRHTHPAADALLHLMQREGLHHEQIAKVVTRVHQGAIDVLGRVVKPSTVHQAKFSMGAVLGLIAVHGSAQLIEFRDLALTDAAVDGFRQKVSMELDPEVDAAYPARWLGRVIVTTTDGRTLSAAIDEPKGDPGNTLSRPELEAKFLRLLAFSGARTPAEGQTLIERIWQLRDAQTLTDLI from the coding sequence ATGAATGCCACACAGCGCTTGGCCCGGTTTCTCGCCGACCTGCAATACGCCGACATTCCAGAGCCCGTTCTGGCCCGCTGCGAAGACCTGTTCCTGGACTGGGTCGGCTCGGCACTGGCCAGCCAGGGTGCCCACCCCATCCCCTTGTTCGAACGCTACGCGCAGCGCATGGGGCCCGGCGATGGCCCGGCGAGAATGCTGGTCAACGGTCGCGGTACTTCGCCCTACTTCGCCGCCCTCATCAACGGCGCCGCGTCGCACCTGGTGGAGCAGGACGACCTGCACAACAGCTCGGTGCTGCACCCTGCCACCGTGGTGTTTTCCGCCGTGCTGGCCGCGGCGCAGGAGCGTGGCAAATCGGGGCGGGAGTTGCTCTTGGCGTCGGTGGCCGGCTACGAAGCGGGCATCCGCATCGGCGAGTTCATGGGCCGCTCCCATTATCGAATCTTCCACACCACCGCCACGGTGGGCACCCTGGCCGCTGCGGTCGCCGTGGGCAAACTGCTGGGGTTCGACCGCGAGCAGTTCATCAACCTGCTGGGCAATGCCGGCACCCAGGCGGCCGGGCTCTGGGAATTCCTGCGCGACGCCGCCGACTCCAAGCAGTTGCACACCGCCAAGGCCGCCGCCGATGGCTTGCTCGCCGCCTACATGACCGAAGACGGCCTGACGGGGGCGCGCAACATCCTGGAAGGCGAGCAGGGTCTGGCTGCCGGCATGTCCAGCGACGCCGACGCCAGCCGTCTGGACGATCGCCTGGGCAGCCGCTGGGCACTGGCGGAAACCTCGTTCAAGTTCCACGCCTCGTGCCGCCATACCCATCCGGCCGCCGATGCCCTCCTGCACTTGATGCAGCGTGAAGGGCTGCACCACGAGCAGATCGCCAAGGTGGTGACCCGCGTGCATCAGGGCGCCATCGATGTCCTGGGCCGAGTGGTCAAGCCCAGCACGGTACACCAGGCCAAATTCTCCATGGGCGCGGTGCTGGGCTTGATCGCCGTTCATGGCAGCGCACAGCTGATCGAATTCCGTGACCTGGCGCTGACGGATGCGGCAGTCGACGGCTTCCGCCAGAAAGTCAGCATGGAGCTGGACCCCGAGGTCGATGCGGCCTACCCCGCGCGCTGGTTGGGGCGAGTCATCGTCACGACTACTGACGGCCGTACCCTGAGCGCCGCCATCGACGAGCCCAAGGGCGACCCCGGCAATACCCTGTCGCGCCCCGAACTGGAAGCCAAGTTCCTGCGCCTGCTGGCCTTTTCCGGTGCACGCACACCGGCCGAGGGACAGACGCTGATCGAGCGCATCTGGCAATTGCGCGACGCCCAGACCTTGACCGATTTGATCTGA
- a CDS encoding CaiB/BaiF CoA transferase family protein produces MTELNPRPLDGITVISLEHAIAAPFCTRQLADLGARVVKVERPGSGDFARGYDQRVDGLASHFVWTNRSKESLTLDLKHAAADAVLHGLLAKADVLVQNLAPGAAARMGLSFEALHARYPRLIVCDISGYGEGGPYEKKKAYDLLIQSEGGFLSVTGGPGEEERAKAGCSIADIAAGMYAYTGVLSALMLRDKTGVGSRIDVSMLESLVEWMGYPLYYAYNGAPPPARAGAAHSTIYPYGPFPTGDGGTVMLGLQNEREWALFCEKVLLDPALAADPRFSSNFERSRHRDQLRQIIVDSFATLSVEQVLERLDTAQIANARVNDMAGVWAHPQLAGRDRWRQVDSPSGKLPALLPPASNAAFAPRMDAVPDLGQHTAGILDELGYSAEQQTHMAAAGVI; encoded by the coding sequence ATGACCGAGCTCAATCCGCGTCCGCTGGACGGCATCACCGTCATCAGCCTGGAACATGCCATCGCTGCACCCTTCTGCACCCGTCAATTGGCCGATCTGGGGGCCCGTGTGGTGAAAGTCGAACGCCCCGGCAGCGGCGACTTCGCCCGTGGTTACGACCAGCGAGTCGACGGCCTGGCCTCGCACTTCGTCTGGACCAATCGCTCCAAGGAGAGCCTGACACTGGATCTGAAACACGCGGCCGCCGATGCCGTGCTGCACGGACTGCTGGCCAAGGCCGACGTGCTGGTACAGAACCTGGCGCCGGGTGCAGCGGCGCGCATGGGACTGTCGTTCGAAGCGCTGCACGCGCGTTACCCGCGCCTGATCGTCTGCGACATCTCCGGATACGGAGAAGGCGGCCCCTACGAGAAGAAAAAAGCCTACGACCTGCTGATCCAGAGCGAAGGCGGTTTCCTCTCCGTAACCGGCGGACCCGGCGAAGAGGAGCGGGCCAAGGCCGGCTGCTCGATCGCCGACATTGCCGCCGGCATGTACGCCTACACCGGGGTGCTCTCGGCACTGATGCTGCGCGACAAGACCGGCGTCGGCAGCCGCATCGACGTGTCGATGCTGGAAAGCCTGGTGGAATGGATGGGCTACCCGCTGTACTACGCCTACAACGGCGCGCCACCACCGGCCCGCGCCGGCGCGGCGCACTCGACCATCTACCCCTACGGCCCCTTCCCCACCGGCGATGGTGGCACGGTGATGCTCGGCCTGCAGAACGAGCGCGAATGGGCGCTGTTCTGCGAGAAGGTACTGCTCGATCCGGCGCTGGCCGCCGACCCGCGTTTTTCCAGCAACTTCGAGCGCTCACGTCACCGCGATCAACTGCGGCAGATCATCGTCGACAGCTTTGCGACGTTGTCGGTCGAGCAGGTGCTGGAGCGCCTGGACACCGCGCAGATCGCCAACGCCCGGGTCAACGACATGGCTGGCGTCTGGGCGCATCCGCAACTGGCCGGGCGCGACCGTTGGCGCCAGGTGGACAGCCCGTCCGGCAAGCTCCCTGCCCTGCTGCCGCCGGCCAGCAACGCGGCGTTCGCACCGCGCATGGATGCGGTCCCCGACCTGGGCCAGCACACCGCAGGCATTCTTGACGAGCTGGGTTATTCAGCCGAACAGCAGACGCACATGGCGGCGGCCGGCGTGATCTGA
- a CDS encoding HpcH/HpaI aldolase/citrate lyase family protein has translation MPIPTLRSALFVPGSRPERFAKALAAGADAVIVDFEDAVEEVLKRQARVHLAQFLQQTDTARVWVRVNAPGHAEHASDLAFCASHPGVVGVVLPKAETCAQLTTASQAGKPLWPIIESARGVLALESIANGPGVERLCFGSLDLALDLGLNNGTPSAEAFLDQSRMSVQLHSRAANLLPPLDGVFAVLDDAPGLQRAIEHARNLGYGGALCIHPRQVAVIHAALAPSVQDLEWARAVLAASTAAGGAGAFRFDGQMVDAPVLQRARRLLDAPQG, from the coding sequence ATGCCGATACCTACCCTTCGCTCGGCCCTGTTCGTGCCGGGCAGCCGCCCCGAACGGTTCGCCAAAGCCTTGGCCGCAGGCGCCGATGCGGTGATCGTCGATTTCGAAGACGCCGTCGAAGAGGTCCTCAAGCGCCAGGCGCGGGTGCATCTTGCCCAGTTTCTGCAGCAGACCGACACGGCCCGCGTATGGGTTCGGGTGAACGCCCCCGGGCATGCCGAACACGCCAGCGACCTGGCTTTCTGCGCCAGCCACCCAGGTGTCGTCGGGGTCGTGTTGCCCAAGGCCGAAACCTGCGCCCAGCTGACCACGGCGAGCCAGGCCGGCAAGCCGCTGTGGCCGATCATCGAAAGCGCCCGGGGTGTGCTGGCGCTGGAGTCCATCGCCAACGGCCCCGGCGTCGAACGGCTGTGTTTCGGCAGCCTGGACCTGGCCCTGGACCTGGGCCTGAACAATGGCACGCCATCGGCAGAAGCCTTTCTCGACCAAAGCCGCATGAGCGTGCAGCTGCATTCGCGCGCTGCCAACCTGCTGCCGCCACTGGACGGGGTGTTCGCCGTCCTTGATGACGCGCCGGGGTTGCAGCGCGCCATCGAGCACGCGCGCAACCTGGGCTACGGCGGCGCACTGTGCATCCATCCGCGTCAGGTGGCGGTGATTCATGCGGCACTGGCACCCAGCGTCCAGGATCTGGAATGGGCCCGTGCCGTACTGGCAGCCAGCACCGCCGCCGGGGGTGCGGGCGCTTTCCGGTTCGACGGCCAGATGGTCGATGCGCCGGTGTTGCAGCGCGCCAGGCGTTTGCTCGACGCCCCACAGGGCTAG
- a CDS encoding TRAP transporter substrate-binding protein — translation MFKLTQALLCAAAVSMATLAQAADPVVIKFAHVVAENTPKGQGALMFQKLVAADPKLMDKVKVEVYPNSSLFGDGKEMEALLLGDVQMLAPSLAKFEHYTKQVQIFDLPFLFDDLAAVDRFQQGPQGKALLTSMDDKGIHGLAYWHNGLKQLSANKKVILPKDARGLKFRVQASSVLEEQFKAIRANPRKMSFAEVYQGLQTGTVNGTENTWSNYESQKVHEVQPFFTETNHGLIDYMVITNSKFWNGLPDDVRGELQTLMDQVTVEVNKQAEALNQTARQKIIDAKTSEIDPLTAEQRQQWREAMRPVWDKFSEQIGPDLIKAAEASNKAS, via the coding sequence ATGTTCAAGCTGACCCAGGCGCTGCTGTGCGCCGCCGCCGTTTCGATGGCAACCCTGGCCCAGGCCGCCGATCCCGTCGTCATCAAGTTCGCCCATGTGGTGGCAGAGAACACGCCCAAAGGCCAGGGCGCGCTGATGTTCCAGAAACTGGTGGCCGCCGATCCCAAGCTCATGGACAAGGTGAAGGTGGAGGTCTATCCCAACTCCTCGCTGTTCGGCGATGGCAAGGAGATGGAGGCGCTGCTGTTGGGCGACGTGCAGATGCTTGCGCCATCACTGGCCAAGTTCGAGCATTACACCAAGCAGGTGCAGATCTTCGACCTGCCATTCCTGTTCGATGACCTTGCCGCAGTCGACCGTTTCCAGCAAGGGCCCCAGGGCAAGGCGCTGCTGACCTCCATGGACGACAAGGGCATCCACGGTCTGGCCTACTGGCACAACGGCCTCAAGCAGCTGTCGGCGAACAAGAAGGTCATCCTGCCCAAGGATGCCCGTGGCCTGAAATTCCGCGTTCAAGCCTCCAGCGTACTCGAAGAGCAATTCAAGGCGATCCGCGCCAACCCCCGCAAGATGAGCTTCGCCGAGGTCTACCAGGGCCTGCAGACCGGCACCGTGAATGGCACCGAAAACACCTGGTCCAACTACGAGAGCCAGAAGGTCCACGAAGTGCAGCCCTTTTTCACCGAGACCAACCACGGCCTGATCGACTACATGGTCATCACCAATTCCAAGTTCTGGAACGGCCTGCCCGACGATGTCCGTGGCGAGCTGCAAACGCTGATGGACCAGGTCACCGTCGAGGTCAACAAGCAAGCCGAAGCGCTGAACCAGACCGCGCGGCAGAAGATCATCGATGCCAAGACCAGCGAGATCGACCCGCTCACTGCCGAGCAACGCCAGCAATGGCGCGAAGCAATGCGGCCGGTGTGGGACAAGTTCTCCGAGCAGATCGGCCCCGACCTGATCAAGGCCGCCGAAGCCTCCAACAAAGCCTCGTGA
- a CDS encoding FAS1-like dehydratase domain-containing protein, with protein MSASDSAIDYSAWTGRTEQARDVLSQNIVERIAATFGEPAPKDGEPLPPLWQWCFFQAPVAESRLGPDGHPLRGGFLPAADDRNRMWAGGRLEFIEPLTVGSAAERVSTILRIEEKHGHTGALLFVTVRHDYSQNGRLCLREEQDIVYREPNPPKLTSDPAPVAAQWSESVTPTATLLFRYSAVTFNGHRIHYDHPYVTGTEGYAGLVVHGPLIATLLLRSFIHANPQARVRHFAYRGVRPLTVPTPFQLGGCLLEQGKARLWAGNEAGVAQSADVAFDTVTTGSPQPGQ; from the coding sequence GACTACAGTGCCTGGACGGGCCGCACCGAGCAGGCGCGCGATGTACTGAGCCAGAACATCGTCGAACGCATTGCCGCGACGTTCGGCGAGCCTGCGCCGAAAGACGGCGAGCCCCTGCCGCCCTTGTGGCAGTGGTGCTTCTTCCAGGCGCCGGTCGCGGAAAGTCGATTGGGCCCGGATGGGCATCCGCTGCGCGGCGGCTTTCTGCCCGCTGCGGATGACCGCAACCGCATGTGGGCCGGGGGCCGTCTCGAGTTCATCGAACCACTGACGGTCGGTTCTGCTGCCGAGCGTGTCTCCACCATCCTGCGCATCGAAGAAAAACACGGCCACACTGGCGCGTTGCTGTTCGTCACCGTACGCCACGACTACAGCCAGAACGGTCGCCTGTGCCTGCGCGAAGAGCAGGACATCGTCTACCGCGAGCCGAACCCGCCCAAGCTGACCAGTGACCCAGCGCCGGTTGCCGCGCAGTGGAGTGAAAGCGTGACGCCGACTGCGACCCTGCTGTTTCGCTACTCGGCCGTCACCTTCAATGGTCACCGGATCCATTACGACCACCCCTACGTGACCGGCACCGAAGGCTACGCCGGTCTGGTGGTGCATGGCCCGCTGATCGCCACCCTGCTGCTGCGCAGCTTCATCCACGCCAATCCCCAGGCGCGGGTGCGGCATTTCGCCTATCGAGGCGTGCGTCCCCTTACCGTACCCACCCCGTTCCAGCTCGGCGGCTGCCTGCTCGAACAGGGCAAGGCGCGCCTGTGGGCCGGCAACGAAGCCGGTGTCGCCCAGAGCGCCGATGTCGCTTTCGACACTGTCACTACCGGCTCGCCACAACCTGGCCAGTAA
- a CDS encoding acyl-CoA dehydrogenase family protein codes for MPAYDEEDLNAIREGVRALCAEFDAAYWRKIDEEKGFPESFVKALTDAGWLSAMIPSEYGGSGLGLAEASVILEEVNACGGNSGTVHGQMYNMFTLLRHGSEAQKRHYLPKLASGELRLQSMAVTEPTTGTDTTKVKTTAVRQGDKYVINGQKVWISRVQHSDLMILLARTTPLAEVTRKSEGMSIFLVDLREAIGKGLTVQPIANMVNHETNELFFDNLELPADSLIGEEGKGFRYILDGLNAERTLIAAECIGDGRWFIEKASAYARDRVVFGRPIGQNQGVQFPIAEAHIEIEAADLMRWRACEEYDSGKNAGASANMAKYLAAKASWEAANACLQTHGGFGFACEYDVERKFRETRLYQVAPISTNLILSYVAEHLLELPRSF; via the coding sequence ATGCCTGCCTATGACGAAGAAGACCTCAATGCCATCCGCGAAGGCGTTCGTGCCCTGTGCGCCGAATTCGACGCCGCCTACTGGCGCAAGATCGATGAAGAAAAGGGTTTTCCCGAAAGCTTCGTCAAGGCCCTCACCGATGCCGGCTGGCTCTCGGCGATGATCCCCAGCGAATACGGCGGCTCCGGCCTGGGCCTGGCCGAAGCCTCGGTGATCCTCGAGGAAGTCAACGCCTGCGGCGGCAACTCGGGGACCGTACACGGCCAGATGTACAACATGTTCACCCTGTTGCGTCACGGCAGCGAGGCGCAGAAGCGCCACTACCTGCCCAAACTGGCCAGCGGGGAACTGCGCCTGCAATCGATGGCCGTCACGGAACCGACCACCGGTACCGACACCACCAAGGTCAAGACCACCGCCGTGCGCCAGGGCGACAAGTACGTCATCAATGGCCAGAAGGTGTGGATCTCGCGGGTGCAGCATTCGGACCTGATGATTCTCCTGGCACGCACCACGCCGTTGGCCGAAGTCACGCGCAAATCCGAAGGCATGTCGATCTTTCTGGTCGATCTGCGCGAAGCCATCGGCAAGGGCCTGACCGTTCAGCCGATCGCCAACATGGTCAACCACGAGACCAACGAACTGTTCTTCGACAACCTCGAACTGCCTGCCGACAGCCTGATCGGGGAGGAAGGCAAGGGTTTCCGCTACATCCTCGACGGCCTCAACGCCGAGCGCACGCTGATCGCTGCCGAGTGTATCGGTGATGGTCGCTGGTTCATCGAAAAGGCCAGCGCCTACGCCCGCGACCGGGTCGTATTCGGCCGGCCGATCGGCCAGAACCAGGGCGTGCAGTTCCCCATTGCCGAGGCGCACATCGAAATCGAAGCGGCCGACCTGATGCGCTGGCGCGCCTGTGAGGAATACGACAGCGGCAAGAATGCCGGCGCCAGCGCCAACATGGCCAAGTACCTGGCTGCGAAAGCGTCGTGGGAGGCCGCCAATGCCTGCCTGCAGACCCATGGCGGCTTCGGTTTTGCCTGCGAATACGACGTCGAGCGCAAGTTTCGCGAAACCCGCCTGTACCAAGTGGCGCCGATTTCCACCAACCTGATCCTGTCCTACGTGGCCGAGCATCTGCTCGAACTGCCACGCAGTTTCTGA